From a region of the Corallococcus coralloides DSM 2259 genome:
- the epsZ gene encoding exopolysaccharide biosynthesis polyisoprenyl-phosphate hexose-1-phosphate transferase EpsZ, giving the protein MDTMSSATASAEVKAPEATGVTAAAEVTDPPRLAPGFAAKLNLTVDVALLVAVLLGSAWMRGGLAVPMSWELPSMVVTAVLVWLITGTALCLYDSRFAERSKLDHVALVSVTTLAVVTIQAVLELAMPLSAHVGLAPLLFIFWPVALLLRLGVFRQVASQEAPTEEVLIVGTGAMGRYTGEDLLKRGRHKILGYVRFPEDHASGDSLPADVLGPADELERLLRTLPVSEVYIAGNTLKQGESMQAAIKLAERFGVPFALPAHSFRLDRARPVDSRAVADGYLHFAAVAPKPHQMAMKRLFDIAVSAVALWALLPLFAVVAAAIKLTSRGPIFFKQLRTGQHGKPFYMLKFRSMVVNAEELKERLAAQNEQTGPVFKMKNDPRITGIGRFIRKFSIDELPQFLNVLRGEMSIVGPRPPVPSEVAKYETWQRRRLSVRPGLTCIWQVSGRNQISFEQWMYLDMQYIDHWSLTGDLRLLLQTVPVVITGRGAS; this is encoded by the coding sequence GTGGACACGATGAGCAGTGCGACTGCAAGCGCCGAGGTCAAGGCACCCGAGGCGACGGGGGTGACGGCCGCGGCCGAGGTCACCGATCCGCCGCGCCTGGCTCCTGGGTTCGCGGCGAAGCTGAACCTCACCGTGGATGTGGCGCTGCTGGTGGCGGTGCTGCTGGGCTCCGCGTGGATGCGCGGCGGGCTGGCGGTCCCCATGAGCTGGGAGCTGCCCAGCATGGTGGTGACGGCGGTGCTGGTGTGGCTCATCACGGGCACGGCGCTGTGCCTGTATGACTCGCGCTTCGCCGAGCGCAGCAAGCTGGACCACGTGGCGCTGGTGTCCGTCACCACGCTGGCGGTGGTGACCATCCAGGCGGTGCTGGAGCTGGCGATGCCCCTGTCGGCCCACGTGGGCCTGGCGCCGCTGCTCTTCATCTTCTGGCCGGTGGCGCTGCTCTTGCGCCTGGGCGTCTTCCGCCAGGTGGCCTCGCAGGAGGCCCCCACGGAGGAGGTGCTCATCGTGGGCACCGGCGCCATGGGCCGCTACACGGGCGAGGACCTGCTCAAGCGCGGCCGTCACAAGATCCTGGGCTACGTGCGCTTCCCGGAGGACCACGCCTCCGGCGACAGCCTGCCGGCGGACGTGCTGGGGCCCGCGGACGAGCTGGAGCGCCTCTTGCGCACGCTGCCCGTCAGCGAGGTCTACATCGCGGGCAACACGCTCAAGCAGGGCGAGTCCATGCAGGCGGCCATCAAGCTGGCGGAGCGCTTCGGCGTGCCGTTCGCGCTGCCGGCGCACTCGTTCCGCCTGGACCGCGCCCGCCCGGTGGACTCCCGCGCGGTGGCGGACGGCTACCTGCACTTCGCCGCGGTGGCGCCCAAGCCGCACCAGATGGCCATGAAGCGCCTGTTCGACATCGCCGTCTCCGCGGTGGCGCTGTGGGCGCTCCTGCCGCTGTTCGCGGTGGTGGCGGCGGCCATCAAGCTCACCTCGCGCGGCCCCATCTTCTTCAAGCAGCTGCGCACCGGTCAGCACGGCAAGCCGTTCTACATGCTGAAGTTCCGCTCCATGGTGGTGAACGCGGAGGAGCTCAAGGAGCGGCTGGCCGCGCAGAACGAGCAGACCGGCCCCGTCTTCAAGATGAAGAACGACCCGCGCATCACCGGCATCGGTCGGTTCATCCGCAAGTTCTCCATCGACGAGCTGCCCCAGTTCCTCAACGTGCTCCGCGGTGAGATGAGCATCGTGGGTCCGCGCCCGCCGGTGCCCAGCGAGGTGGCGAAGTACGAGACGTGGCAGCGCCGCCGCCTGTCCGTGCGTCCGGGTCTCACCTGCATCTGGCAGGTGTCCGGCCGCAACCAGATCTCCTTCGAGCAGTGGATGTACCTGGACATGCAGTACATCGACCACTGGAGCCTCACCGGCGACCTGCGGCTGCTCCTGCAGACGGTCCCGGTGGTCATCACCGGTCGCGGAGCAAGCTAG
- the epsY gene encoding exopolysaccharide export protein EpsY yields the protein MPSRPSRFRGPVSRALACAGLLLLAPACSGLGKYTWVNDYQEKPTESDAAYRIVPGDVLNVKVFGQEALTTRAKVREDGHISLTFLDDVEAAGHTPALLAQQIQTRLKDFINHPVVTVSLEEARPMSVTMLGEVANVGAHVLDPGATLLQALGAAGSFTDYAHRDRIFVLRRDDPQAEQPTRIRVRYEDIIRGEGRAAAFRLRPGDVVVVE from the coding sequence ATGCCTTCCCGCCCGTCCCGATTCCGCGGTCCCGTCTCCCGCGCGCTCGCGTGCGCCGGACTGCTGCTCCTGGCCCCCGCGTGCAGCGGCCTGGGCAAGTACACCTGGGTGAACGACTACCAGGAGAAGCCCACCGAGTCGGACGCGGCGTACCGCATCGTCCCCGGCGACGTGCTCAACGTGAAGGTCTTCGGCCAGGAGGCGCTCACCACGCGCGCCAAGGTGCGCGAGGACGGCCACATCAGCCTCACCTTCCTGGATGACGTGGAGGCCGCGGGCCACACGCCGGCCCTGCTGGCGCAGCAGATCCAGACGCGGCTCAAGGACTTCATCAACCACCCCGTCGTCACGGTGTCGCTGGAGGAAGCGCGCCCCATGTCCGTGACGATGCTGGGGGAGGTGGCCAACGTGGGCGCACACGTGCTGGACCCGGGCGCGACGCTGCTCCAGGCGCTGGGCGCCGCCGGCAGCTTCACCGACTACGCCCACCGCGACCGCATCTTCGTGCTGCGCCGGGACGACCCGCAGGCGGAGCAGCCCACGCGCATCCGCGTGCGCTACGAGGACATCATCCGTGGCGAGGGCCGCGCGGCCGCCTTCCGCCTGCGCCCCGGCGACGTGGTGGTGGTGGAGTAG
- the wzx gene encoding exopolysaccharide biosynthesis flippase, with product MTVNSPTSPSAEADDGARANEVRGAVRSTLQLGGSLMVTYAIALGIRALMPRYLGPEAFGYFNWSEAFAATFFVATNLGLETYIRKEVPVRPEHASDFFGTTMVLRLAMTLILMVALALVLHHTGEPPEVQHLVQWFAVAQSLIVINASMAALLHSKGKVAGLSVSNVITKIVWGGGLALMAAFGVGLQWLAVPMVLSEAVKLIISWKLAKEHLGLKFRIDLGATKKVMKACLPFFLTAAALACNGRTDMSLLGKLASKEEVGWYGGAFSIAGLTFLISPIFGWVLMPMMSRAAARSPEELSNLTRRSLEGVLAFTVPVMMAMVLGADLWVRLMCGPGFEPAALPLRVLSPIFVMAYVTMVSSIWLTMSNKEWWVTLAATMGAVVNPILNLMLIPSLYGRIGPSGGATATALSMFLTEVIVTVLFLSRMGRNSFDRRSLVMVAKTAAVCVGCVVLDRVLSGAGMQAWPRLGLTATAYVAGVLGTGAVRPAELLQVVRMAKQRGGNGAEVAVPAAPAA from the coding sequence ATGACCGTGAACAGTCCGACCTCCCCCTCCGCTGAAGCCGACGACGGCGCCCGTGCGAACGAAGTGCGCGGCGCGGTCCGCAGCACCCTGCAGCTCGGTGGCTCGCTGATGGTGACGTACGCCATCGCGCTGGGCATCCGCGCGCTGATGCCGCGCTACCTGGGTCCGGAGGCGTTCGGTTACTTCAACTGGTCGGAGGCGTTCGCCGCCACGTTCTTCGTGGCCACGAACCTGGGCCTGGAGACGTACATCCGCAAAGAGGTCCCCGTCCGCCCGGAGCACGCGAGCGACTTCTTTGGCACCACGATGGTGCTGCGCCTGGCGATGACGCTCATCCTGATGGTGGCGCTGGCGCTGGTGCTCCACCACACCGGCGAGCCCCCGGAGGTGCAGCACCTGGTGCAGTGGTTCGCGGTGGCCCAGTCGCTCATCGTCATCAACGCGTCCATGGCCGCGCTGCTGCACTCCAAGGGCAAGGTCGCGGGCCTGTCCGTCTCCAACGTCATCACCAAGATTGTGTGGGGCGGCGGCCTGGCGCTGATGGCCGCGTTCGGCGTGGGCCTGCAGTGGCTGGCCGTGCCCATGGTGCTGTCGGAGGCCGTGAAGCTCATCATCAGCTGGAAGCTGGCGAAGGAGCACCTGGGGCTGAAGTTCCGCATCGACCTGGGCGCGACGAAGAAGGTGATGAAGGCGTGCCTGCCGTTCTTCCTCACCGCGGCGGCGCTGGCGTGCAACGGCCGCACGGACATGTCGCTTTTGGGCAAGCTCGCTTCGAAGGAAGAGGTGGGCTGGTACGGCGGTGCGTTCAGCATCGCGGGGCTCACGTTCCTCATCTCCCCCATCTTCGGCTGGGTGCTGATGCCCATGATGTCGCGCGCGGCGGCCCGCTCCCCGGAGGAGCTGTCGAACCTGACGCGCCGCTCGCTGGAGGGCGTGCTCGCGTTCACCGTGCCGGTGATGATGGCCATGGTGCTGGGCGCGGACCTGTGGGTGCGCCTGATGTGCGGCCCCGGCTTCGAGCCCGCGGCGCTGCCCCTGCGCGTGTTGTCCCCCATCTTCGTGATGGCCTACGTCACCATGGTCAGCAGCATCTGGCTCACCATGTCCAACAAGGAGTGGTGGGTGACGCTGGCGGCCACCATGGGCGCGGTGGTGAACCCCATCCTCAACCTGATGCTCATCCCGTCGCTGTACGGCCGCATCGGTCCGTCCGGCGGCGCCACCGCCACGGCGCTCTCCATGTTCCTCACGGAGGTCATCGTCACGGTGCTCTTCCTCAGCCGCATGGGGAGGAACTCCTTCGACCGGCGCTCCCTCGTCATGGTGGCCAAGACGGCCGCGGTGTGCGTGGGCTGCGTGGTCCTGGACCGGGTGCTCTCCGGAGCGGGCATGCAGGCGTGGCCCCGGCTGGGGCTGACGGCCACCGCCTACGTGGCGGGCGTGCTGGGCACCGGCGCCGTGCGCCCCGCGGAGCTGCTCCAGGTCGTGCGCATGGCGAAGCAGCGCGGTGGTAATGGTGCGGAAGTGGCCGTGCCGGCCGCCCCCGCCGCGTGA
- the epsW gene encoding exopolysaccharide biosynthesis response regulator EpsW has protein sequence MELQQLTVLLVEDSPMFRVMLRDMLQQMGVKNVVEQPNGKAAMEYLKSGELKPDLVCLDLTLPDVSGYDVCEHIRRTPAIAHVPVLMVSARNLPEDKAYAEEAGANGYLGKPFTPEELEKRVRQVLKAAAPRGSA, from the coding sequence ATGGAGCTCCAACAGCTCACCGTCCTCCTCGTGGAGGACTCTCCGATGTTCCGCGTCATGCTGCGTGACATGCTCCAGCAGATGGGCGTGAAGAACGTGGTGGAGCAGCCCAACGGCAAGGCCGCCATGGAGTACCTGAAGAGCGGCGAGCTCAAGCCGGACCTGGTGTGCCTGGACCTGACGTTGCCGGACGTGTCCGGCTACGACGTCTGCGAGCACATCCGCCGCACGCCCGCCATCGCGCACGTGCCGGTGCTGATGGTGTCCGCGCGCAACCTGCCGGAGGACAAGGCCTACGCGGAAGAGGCCGGCGCGAACGGCTACCTGGGCAAGCCCTTCACGCCCGAGGAGTTGGAGAAGCGCGTGCGCCAGGTGCTCAAGGCCGCGGCGCCCCGGGGCAGCGCGTGA
- the epsX gene encoding exopolysaccharide export protein EpsX, with amino-acid sequence MLDAALASLWLEVASASVTYGAAARVDTRARSMDAQATGPAVSPVAADMDIVPTVGLKYDDGSAVAEVQYAPRISFREATTHPRTEVQHVGRLLGDWRPSRGLTLHGTQEFVLGQVNLFTNLPLGGSLDDDPAVPGDTPATPIQPLPEGVDTVFFLSSLTTLAAETVWLGPGWRLSGSAGFSASGGLDDTAKEAVPFQYGPRLQLSLGNSPAPRHTLSTTLAYTDSRFSTGARATVTTLTGAWTHRLDRRTSVEAGMGVGVAYSVRATEEDPTDDPDAPGVTPSATASGHRRLRTLQVGGTPLEDPPQRLELLPDLTLAVSHRVPSRMADFNGRLAARVTPFVDRLTGLVYPRADLTLNGTWALSPRFRFSGTGGGAFAVGGAVGDQQVVGGVGAGWTVNRWMTLEVDTRAAWTRSPDVEAARAVWSATLGLTVQKTGIL; translated from the coding sequence ATGCTGGACGCGGCCCTCGCGAGCCTGTGGCTGGAGGTGGCCTCCGCCTCCGTGACGTACGGCGCCGCGGCCCGCGTGGACACCCGCGCGCGCTCCATGGACGCCCAGGCCACGGGCCCGGCCGTGTCCCCCGTGGCGGCGGACATGGACATCGTCCCCACGGTGGGCCTGAAGTACGACGACGGCAGCGCGGTGGCGGAGGTGCAGTACGCGCCGCGCATCTCCTTCCGCGAGGCCACCACCCACCCGCGCACCGAGGTGCAGCACGTGGGGCGGCTCTTGGGGGACTGGCGCCCTTCGCGCGGGCTCACGTTGCACGGCACCCAGGAGTTCGTGCTGGGCCAGGTGAACCTCTTCACCAACCTGCCCCTGGGCGGCAGCCTGGATGACGACCCGGCCGTGCCCGGGGACACGCCGGCCACCCCCATCCAGCCGCTGCCGGAGGGCGTGGACACGGTGTTCTTCCTGTCCTCGCTGACGACGCTGGCGGCGGAGACGGTGTGGCTGGGCCCGGGCTGGCGGCTGTCCGGCAGCGCGGGCTTCTCCGCCAGCGGCGGCCTGGACGACACGGCGAAGGAGGCCGTGCCCTTCCAGTACGGCCCTCGCTTGCAGCTGTCCCTGGGGAACTCCCCCGCGCCCCGGCACACCCTCTCCACCACGCTGGCCTACACGGACTCGCGCTTCTCCACCGGCGCGCGCGCCACGGTGACGACGCTCACCGGCGCCTGGACGCACCGGCTGGACCGGCGCACGTCGGTGGAGGCCGGGATGGGCGTGGGCGTGGCGTACTCCGTGCGCGCCACCGAGGAGGACCCCACGGATGACCCGGACGCGCCCGGGGTCACCCCGTCAGCCACCGCGTCAGGTCACCGACGGCTGAGGACCCTTCAGGTCGGGGGCACGCCCCTGGAGGACCCGCCGCAGCGCCTGGAGCTGCTGCCGGATTTGACGCTGGCGGTGTCCCACCGGGTGCCGTCGCGGATGGCGGACTTCAACGGCCGGCTCGCCGCGCGGGTGACGCCCTTCGTGGACCGGCTGACGGGGCTCGTCTACCCGCGGGCCGACCTGACGTTGAACGGCACCTGGGCGCTGAGTCCGCGCTTCCGGTTCTCCGGGACGGGGGGCGGCGCCTTCGCGGTGGGTGGGGCGGTGGGAGACCAGCAGGTGGTGGGCGGTGTGGGCGCGGGTTGGACAGTGAACCGGTGGATGACCCTGGAGGTGGACACCCGCGCGGCCTGGACTCGCTCGCCCGACGTGGAGGCGGCCCGCGCGGTGTGGTCCGCGACGCTGGGACTGACGGTCCAGAAAACGGGTATCCTCTGA